A stretch of DNA from Channa argus isolate prfri chromosome 7, Channa argus male v1.0, whole genome shotgun sequence:
GGGGTACTCAACCCATCTCCTGGAATAcatcaaatacacaaaatagtATAGTCCTATTCACTATACATAATATTTCTTAACCAATAATAATGCTAATTAACATGTGTTcataaagtacagtaaagtaaCATGTGCATTTTACTGGGAAGATTGATTACTGTTTTAGAATATGTTACAACACTGAGATTTATCTAGCTCTATGTACCGTCACGGTACtagagagacaaaaagacaaaatgttattGGAAGAGTTTGCAGATAAATGTGAGAGAACTGGTTGCAAGTGAGAGTAGACGGAAATAGAGCAGTTTGATATAGAAATACAGGGAGAGTTATTTAAGAGAAATGTCCCAACAATCCATAGAGTGGATCAAGAGGAGCAGCATTGCCCAGGGCGTCACAACAGGCTTTCACCAGCCTGGGTAAGATACGAAACACCAGAATAAAATCACTCCACcaggacagaggaaaaaagagtcAATCATACAATTAAGCGTGGACTAGAGACGGATACACCAATCTCTTAAACAAGCCCAAAGTCTAAAGAGCTAATATTGTCGGGGAACTGAACTGTCAATTTAAGGGATTAAGTACTGTAGTTAGAGACAGTGCACAAGACATGTTTTGGGGAAAAGTGCTGGCTGTTTACATAGTGTCGCATCATGTCTCTCATCGGGTCTCTCTGTAGCATGCCCGGTCCCAGTGACGGaaacagaacaggaaaaaaattaagtgCTTGAGTAAAATCCACAAAAATGTTGAACTAAACAATTTTAAGATAATTTTGCTCTCTATATTACAATTGTTACATGCATCCTCGCCCCTGCTGCTGCATCCCGACTGTACTGATCAAATTGAAAAATACCCATCGATGTCTAACCACCGTTTAACATCTCCTGCCTCATCATAAAAAGATATTTACCATAGCTTTCCCCCATCTCTATGTCCCAGTCACgtagaaaatatacaaaattattCTCCAAATTTGCTCTCCCTCTAATTTGTCTTaagtattataaaaatatacaattctCCAATAACAAAACTCTTAAAAGTGACATCTTTCATCTTTAAATTATTCTCTCTGTCCATCACTTTTAAGAGCTGACCTCAACAAAACAGGACACCTGAGCTTCAATCCACAAACCTCCTCCACATCTTATACattcatcatcataatcaccatcatcatcatcattatccaGACCCCATTCTGTCCATCATGCCACCCTCAAAATAATCAGTCTTAAATTGAATCAAGCTTATATTCTTCGTCTTCCTGATATTCTCCACGCCTTTATCACTGGTCAGCAAGGCGGTTCTCATATTTACTAAGGATGTTGCGACAGCGGCCCAGTTCCTTCCGCATCTCAGCCACTTCCTGTCGGAGGGCGGCGTTCTCTCGTTCCAGGTAGGCAGCACGAACAGATATCTGGTTCTCCTTGAGACGGCGAGCATCTCGGGAACGCTTTGctgcttcattgtttttataCCTTCTGGCCCAGTATTTCTCATCCTAAaggaggagaaataaaaaaatgactattTGAGCAACTAATTTGATCAggtaattatatataaataaatattattcgGTTAAAATACCACAATATAGTAAGCAGTTAATCGTGAAACATGTCTCTTAAGAAGTGAGTAGTGCTCTTGCACAGAAATAATCCTATTACCGGTGATGTCAGTATTGAATTAGAAGATTTTCTAACATTACTACAGCTTTGCAAATTCAATATTGTTGTTACTGCTTGTTAGTATCATGCTATTTTGACGttcactgcttttatttttatttctagcCTGAAATGAAGCAGTGAGTTTAAATCATGAAGAATTTAACTTATACATGTATTAGTCAAGATCTTTTTCTGTTGGCATATTGAGTTTCTTAATGTGTGTGATGTAACAAAAACTTGACATTAATGTGTAAACAGCTGATGAAAGCAATATTTAGCAATATGTACATTAGAATTTTAGCTACAACAATTAGTTAAGAAAAttaatctgtaaaatattttataatcaaTTCAAATCAGTTATCAATATACAATCATATTCCATAAAATCGCCTTATTATGACCTAAAATAACCGCCCAGCGTGCGTATTGACCACCACTGCCTTCTTCACTTTTCTGAATTGTTCTAGTGCTGCAGTGAAGACTTCTGAGCGCACTTACCTTCATGTTGTCAGGCACCAGGATTTTGCGGGCCTTCTTGATCATTGGCTGTGGTTTGAGCTCCTCTTCGCTGAAAGAATGCCTCCTGGGGTCGAAGTTCTGCTGGCTAGAGACGTTGGACATTGCCATGTCTGAAGAATCCATGTCAAACATCCCAACACCATCTGGCCCGCTGTCCGTGGGCGTCAGCAGAGGTGGacaggaagatgaggaggaagaagagggtgACTCACAGGAGTCATTCATACTCGTCTGACTGCCTGGAATTACAATGAAGaaaattttattaaacatatttacactGGACTGCATTTATGTTGACTGTGTTTATATGCAGTTTAGGAACCAGGGTACTTGGAGAAACTGGCTTTCTCTGATCATCGGGAAAGGGTTCACATACACGTAAGAAACTTGCTTACTGGAAATCCATGTTTACGTGCAGCAACGGAGTAAcctgatttattttgaaagcccagcacacagattttaattgtacagtgacagaaaacactgctctctgattttctttttttgtgcgtgtgtgttgcaGCAGTGAAGTGAGGTggagtgaaaggaaaaaagacacataGCTGATCCACAGCATGTACTGTCTAAATTTAGAAAATCCACAGTGGAAATTGACATATTCAGACTTATGCGAGGCTCTttgtgttatttacattttctatcaaATTTCTggcaaactttgttttaaaaacaaggtgGTATCGcccattaatgatctctcctttcacctgttcctgtctgcagcctttggttgtGCACATGCGCAGCTGGAGAAACGCAATTAGAATCCTAGTAACACATATACAGAGCGAAGACATCAGCAGTCTCCAACAGAAATCTACTCAGTTAAACCAGGTTTCCTGAATCCCCTACCTGGATTTCAGGAACTGATTTTCCCCTTTATTTAACACTTAAGACTtagctgactgtaacctggttacttaagtctaAGTACATGCACTCAATGACACTGGCTCTAGTGTCACTCTCAGCAAAGAATAGCTAATGACTGCAGGTCACTGTGATAATACAAACACATGCTGTAttttattaagaccaccagatGGAAGCAGAGAGCTGCGTTTTTGGTGttcaagaaaacaaacaacattccTTTGCCCTTCACTGACTCCAAAGAACCAAAGATGTTTTTCAGACAGCTTTCATGGACACTAAGGTTTTTGTCTGCTGGGTTTAAAAGATACTTTGGCAATAAAACCCTATTGAACCTTGTCTAATATATACTATTCAATCTCATAACAATACCAGATCAAAGAAACATTGAGCTTTTATGCATAATATACTAAACATAGAAagattataatttattaattttctctGCTATAAAAAAGTGATTCTGGAACATATTAATCCTATAAGATTTCCTTTAGTAGCTCACTGTGCAAACCAGCACTGACAACAcataaaataacagtaaaactGCTGAGAACTGTGGCAAACCAAATCTGATTTCCAgagatgaataaaaacacagaaaggtgGAAATGTTATGTTACTTTCTCCCCCTCCTGTTCTCTCATAACCAGTTTCTTTAAGTGGGTCCAGTAAATTAGATCTATGCATCACACTACCTCCTTAAGGTATAATGCACCTTTTCAACTGAATTTCCTTCCCTATAGGAGCAGAAAGCTCCCCTCAGCTATTTGTGTATCTCCATGTACAGGAAATACTGCTCAAAAGcatcaatataaaaacaaaggggtATCTATGCGACAACTTTAAACTATACTGAACTCTATCACAATTAATGATGGAGTGTCATTTAGGGAAGAGAGTTAAAGGTGATCTGATTTTGAAAAACACTACAGTGTTAAAAAAGCATCAATACAATACAACAATTATTACAATAAGTGACACACAGGAGCTGAGTCCATGCAGTCTTGTAGGGATAAACGGGTATGTGACAGAATAGCTACTTAATACCAGAACACTGCAACCTTACAAAATGATTAGATTTGCATAGCCAGTGAAAACAAAGCATGTGCACCTTCAGCTCCATAGGGTTGGTAATTATTGTAGAGTACTACACTAAACACAATACaagaacagtaaaaaaaaaaaagaaagaaagaacataaTGTAGTACAATctggaaaaacacagcagtgagtGATTGGAAGAACAAGCAGGATGTTGATTGAAACATAAACAGATATGGTACGTGTTACCACCTTTTCTACGGGCTGTGAAGCTCTAATATATGTGCAGCTATTACATGAACAATGTCTGTATAATGGCCAGGTAATATAGGGCCTGTTTAAGTCAGAGGTGCGTGTTCCCTTCTCCATGATGTCCCAACATTCTGCAATGACAATATGTCcataacacatttaaataaaatttaaaaatgctttcataGATACCAAAACAAAGTCAGTGATGTTCCCTTACATTTTATTAGCACTTCTTAACATGAACTAAATCTTGGTGAAGAAAACCAACATGTTCCATGAAGGCCAGATGATGTGCCTCTATCTCTTCGTTTCTCTGTTTATGACTAAACCAAGGGATTTCAATTAATGATGCCCCTTAAACCCAGCAGCAGGAACTAGTCGGTGCAACCACCTGgcataatgttttgttggaatgaaaatgtgcaaaagcCTTTTGCAGAAACTCCTATCTACAATATAGATTTGATGCATATTTGTCTACCTctcacaaacaacacagatcacgggtgcttttatttttgaagatATGGTCCAATATGTGACAACACACATTTCAGGACTCATTCAGCAGCATTTATGCTGCTGTAAAGGAAAAGAGTACCCCTGCTCTTCATAGGTACCATTACATATTGCTGACTGCTGTCCCATCCAATATTTATCAAACAGCTGTTAGGTGAACACCTTTGAGATACTGCCTTTATAATTTCAAGCTGTAAGACTAATTATGAGACTAACTACCTCAGCTCAATAATATTAACTTCAAACTACTTGACTTTTAAGCCTATTTTAAGAATGAGGACATCCTAAAACATCAAATTACAAGATTTCATATAAATGGATTTTAATCAAAATGCTTAAGTCATTATCATGCTAAATATAAATGCATCATCAGACTTTGTGGACATGCACCTTATCACTGAAGGACTGATTTAACAGTCTCCTCTCAAATATCCTAacagtataaaatgtttgtctggATATAACAGTACTAACTGTCATTCCTTGTTGATCCAGTGTTCAATTTGAAGTCCAGCAGCACAGGGAAACTCTTCCTGATGCTCAACTCATCCCACCCCCTGTGGGCTCCTCCTACATGTCTACTGGCCCTGCCTCTAGTTCTTTCACTCCAGTACTCTCAGCCTCCGCACGTGAACCGACACGTGTACATGGCTGTGGCGTGTGAAGTGGGGAGAGATTTAAAGACACGCAACCGCAAACACTCCACACACTtctccctctatctctctctgtctttgcacTGTTTTGACCCTGCTGCACATTAATAATTGGCTGGGACTAAACCCAGCCTACCCAAGCCATTGCTATCAGCTTGACTCATTAAATAGCTTAGGGTTTCTTTCTTTATTGAACCTTTTTACTTGAACCTTtcctcacttcttttttttccactgctcCCTGCTTTGCCATCCAGTGTTTAACACAGTATCATACTACAATATGAAAAGTTATTTCAATTGTGGTCAAGTAGCCATTTTAAactctgtatttttctgttttctctgttgacTTTGCATTTGGAACCATGTGATTCTACATCCTGCCTAAAGTTTATTACAatagagatgaaaaaaaaaaaacgctttgTCACcatggtattttttttataaaatcaaaGGACAGTTAAAGTGCTGAATCACTAGGAGCAATATGAGCACCCCACATAACCTCGAATGTACTTCACCTGTTATTGAATTGTCGGGTCTACTAGTTTTTTTATCAGTGGCAGGGGACAgttggactttttaaaaaatattaagacTCTCTTTTATAATATTGGTGTTTTGAGTTATTAACAGTTTGCTATGCTGCTGCTATTCAGTATGCTACTCTGCTTCAACTGTCTATTTATTCCCTAAAGAACAAAAAGGTCCATGTCAGTGAACTCACCATGTAGACAGTCAGTCCCTCCTGCAAGGCTCTGTGGCTGAGCCACCTCCAAACCAATAAGAGAtggggaagaagaggaagagggtgaggaggatgaagagccAGGTGGGGATGAGGGCGGTAGGCACTGGGAACTCTGATTGGGTACAGCTGACTGGGAGCTCTGTGAGGGGATCTGGGCTGAACTGGAGCTGTTGTTGTTATGCATGCTGCCCATTCCATTTTCTGTCAGAAACTCCTCTAAGTCCATGTACTGAAGCTGAAATAGACCCCCATCTGCAGGGAGGGTGCGATCCCACAGAAGAGGCCCCAAGAACTGGTTGAAGCTTCCTCCTCCgttcccaccaccaccaccaccaccacctcctccacagccATTACTGTTGTTACTGCTGCCTATTCCATTGCCATTCCTCACAGGGCACACTCCCAAAGAGTCCTCATCCAGGTCCAGTCTGTCTTTAACTGCTAGAGAGAGGAGAGTTGAGTGATTGAGTATTATTGAGATATTTTAGACAGTGGCCATTGAAAAAACATCAACTCTCCATACTTGTGCAGAACTAAGTGGGGTGGCAGGTGTATCTTTAAGATGCACTTTTGCAAAATCTCCCACTTGTTATAgttcctgcacacacacacacacacacacacacacacacacacaaatacacactcagaTAGACCAGATGGTAGATGAATTGCAGCGTTAAGCAAGAGCCAAGATCAATTTGTTGTCATAACATATGCGTAAGCTCCTGAGCAAATCTCACCATAGCTGAAGCTACAATTCGGCAGAGCAAGCAAGCAGAATGCAGGCCTGTACAGATCAACCAAAATATGTTATCAACCATTGTAATCTGGATCCAAATTATAAATCGCAGAGAGGATTATAATCCATCCAAATACTCATCAGGGTCACAGAAGAGTCACCACAAACATGTGTGACTTTGCATCAGGCTTTGTGAAAATAGCTgatgaatataataataaatatggcAGATTTGCTCTcccattacatttattaaagattCAGAATTTGACAGCTAAGgcaatttaacacatttaacacaagCACAAAGCATCCATTCATCAAATGCAGGTGACTTTCTCACCTTTCCCATCACAGGGGCTTTTCAAACGCTGGTCTCCTTTCATAGGGTGCTGTAGAAGGGATTTCAGACCTGTCAGAGAGTTAAGATGACCCCCTGTGAGAGAGCCTGCAGGCTGAGTACAACTTCCAAACTGTGGGCTTGCACCAGCTGGGAGGTCGGGGGTCGGAAGCTGGGAAAGCTGCCTGGACATCCTGGACCAGATGGGGTCACAGAAAGACACCTGGGGCACTTGAAGGGGCGAGGCAAACTGACCTGAGTACCTAACAATAGGACAAGTAGCTGGATgactgtgcctgtgtgtgcaggAGGGGTGGGGGTAGAAAAAAGATAGTTTTGAGCGCCCATGTAGAAGAGAGCAACCACTATATTGTAATTACAAGTAAATGCATTGTTATAATGACGCACTTTAAATATACTTGGCAACTTTTACCTTTGACTTGTAGTTTTGCAGAGCACCTTATTTCCTTGCAGAGATATTTTCATCGAAGTATTCCATAGTAGC
This window harbors:
- the dbpb gene encoding D site albumin promoter binding protein b isoform X2 produces the protein MKISLQGNKVLCKTTSQRHSHPATCPIVRYSGQFASPLQVPQVSFCDPIWSRMSRQLSQLPTPDLPAGASPQFGSCTQPAGSLTGGHLNSLTGLKSLLQHPMKGDQRLKSPCDGKVKDRLDLDEDSLGVCPVRNGNGIGSSNNSNGCGGGGGGGGGGNGGGSFNQFLGPLLWDRTLPADGGLFQLQYMDLEEFLTENGMGSMHNNNSSSSAQIPSQSSQSAVPNQSSQCLPPSSPPGSSSSSPSSSSSPSLIGLEVAQPQSLAGGTDCLHGSQTSMNDSCESPSSSSSSSCPPLLTPTDSGPDGVGMFDMDSSDMAMSNVSSQQNFDPRRHSFSEEELKPQPMIKKARKILVPDNMKDEKYWARRYKNNEAAKRSRDARRLKENQISVRAAYLERENAALRQEVAEMRKELGRCRNILSKYENRLADQ
- the dbpb gene encoding D site albumin promoter binding protein b isoform X1, with the protein product MKISLQGNKVLCKTTSQRHSHPATCPIVRYSGQFASPLQVPQVSFCDPIWSRMSRQLSQLPTPDLPAGASPQFGSCTQPAGSLTGGHLNSLTGLKSLLQHPMKGDQRLKSPCDGKAVKDRLDLDEDSLGVCPVRNGNGIGSSNNSNGCGGGGGGGGGGNGGGSFNQFLGPLLWDRTLPADGGLFQLQYMDLEEFLTENGMGSMHNNNSSSSAQIPSQSSQSAVPNQSSQCLPPSSPPGSSSSSPSSSSSPSLIGLEVAQPQSLAGGTDCLHGSQTSMNDSCESPSSSSSSSCPPLLTPTDSGPDGVGMFDMDSSDMAMSNVSSQQNFDPRRHSFSEEELKPQPMIKKARKILVPDNMKDEKYWARRYKNNEAAKRSRDARRLKENQISVRAAYLERENAALRQEVAEMRKELGRCRNILSKYENRLADQ